In Opitutaceae bacterium TAV5, one genomic interval encodes:
- a CDS encoding phospholipase codes for MQEPVTEVVGKSLVSHFLTVAGVLLALFAIARLLREKKQPANTLAWLLGMVLIPYVVVPLYLIFGGRKLARLAASKVSISPRLPVAVPASEQVMYHPTSHTMCANGAVAPVGGNRVTLLVDGVETFAELERLIREARHSIHIMTFILGRDDTGRRIVELLARRASEGVKVRLLLDALGCLFTSGRFVEPIRKAGGEVVTFMPMVPLSPRGSANLRNHRKIGIFDYHTALVGGHNLANDYMGPQRWAKRFADLGAVISGPGAVLLNEVFFADWAFAGNRPIGPLHDELDIDKAVRREGDSELQVVASGPDVPGDPLYDGIVSMVQEAKRSIWIITPYFIPDEVLLRSLEVKARAGRDVTVILPARSNHRITDFARRPYLRQLMAAGVRVLAYQPGMLHSKAIIVDDRFALVGSANLDMRSLFVNFEIGVMLYSQADAQALRTWAGELVRECVEMSPAEIRGRRFIGGLVEDLSRLLAPLL; via the coding sequence ATGCAGGAACCGGTTACGGAAGTCGTCGGCAAGAGCCTCGTATCCCACTTTCTCACGGTGGCGGGTGTGTTGCTGGCGCTTTTCGCCATCGCGCGGCTGTTGCGCGAAAAGAAACAGCCGGCCAACACGCTCGCATGGCTGCTCGGCATGGTGCTCATCCCGTACGTGGTCGTGCCGCTCTATCTGATCTTTGGCGGGCGCAAGCTGGCGCGACTCGCGGCGAGCAAGGTATCGATCTCGCCGCGCCTGCCGGTGGCGGTGCCGGCGTCGGAACAGGTCATGTATCACCCGACGTCGCACACGATGTGCGCCAACGGCGCCGTGGCCCCCGTGGGGGGCAATCGCGTCACGCTGCTGGTTGACGGCGTGGAAACCTTCGCGGAGCTGGAACGGCTGATCCGCGAGGCGCGGCACTCGATCCACATCATGACGTTTATCCTCGGTCGCGACGACACCGGCCGCCGGATCGTCGAACTGCTGGCCCGGCGCGCGTCCGAGGGCGTGAAGGTGCGCTTGTTGCTGGACGCGCTCGGGTGCCTGTTCACCAGCGGCCGGTTTGTGGAGCCGATCCGCAAGGCGGGTGGCGAGGTGGTGACGTTCATGCCCATGGTGCCGCTTTCGCCGCGTGGTTCGGCCAATCTCCGCAATCACCGCAAGATCGGGATCTTTGACTATCACACCGCCCTGGTCGGCGGGCACAACCTGGCGAACGACTACATGGGGCCGCAGCGATGGGCAAAGCGGTTCGCGGACCTGGGGGCGGTGATTTCCGGCCCGGGCGCGGTGCTGCTCAACGAAGTGTTTTTTGCCGACTGGGCCTTTGCGGGCAACCGCCCGATCGGCCCCCTGCACGACGAACTCGACATCGACAAGGCGGTGCGTCGCGAGGGCGACAGCGAACTCCAGGTCGTGGCGAGCGGCCCCGACGTGCCGGGCGATCCGCTTTACGACGGCATCGTCTCGATGGTGCAGGAGGCGAAGCGGAGCATCTGGATCATCACGCCGTATTTCATCCCGGACGAAGTGCTGTTGCGTTCGCTGGAAGTGAAGGCACGCGCGGGGCGCGACGTGACGGTCATCCTGCCTGCGCGCTCCAATCACCGGATCACCGATTTCGCGCGGCGTCCGTACCTGCGTCAGCTCATGGCGGCCGGGGTGCGCGTGCTCGCGTATCAGCCGGGCATGCTGCACAGCAAGGCGATCATCGTGGACGACCGGTTCGCGCTGGTGGGATCGGCCAATCTCGACATGCGCAGCCTGTTCGTGAATTTCGAGATCGGCGTGATGCTCTACAGCCAGGCCGACGCCCAGGCGCTGCGTACCTGGGCGGGTGAACTGGTGCGGGAGTGCGTGGAGATGTCGCCCGCGGAAATTCGCGGCCGGCGTTTCATCGGCGGCCTCGTCGAGGATCTGAGCCGGCTGCTGGCCCCGTTGTTGTAG